The proteins below are encoded in one region of Toxoplasma gondii ME49 chromosome IV, whole genome shotgun sequence:
- a CDS encoding hypothetical protein (encoded by transcript TGME49_317830~Signal peptide predicted by SignalP 2.0 HMM (probability 0.842) with cleavage site probability 0.791 at residue 20) → MSLSDHSWVLVAATPRQASARTIGALNGATGVESVSWGDIGLLDSQALYLTVVSSFRMIRGLRVAYCYSWMQRRL, encoded by the exons ATGTCATTGTCGGACCACTCTTGGGTATTAGTAGCAGCGACACCGCGTCAAGCGTCGGCGAGGACAATTGGGGCGCTGAACGGTGCAACCGGGGTGGAGAGCGTTTCGTG GGGGGACATAGGCTTACTGGATTCACAAGCACTTTACCTTACAGTAgtgtcttcgtttcgcaTGATACGCGGCTTGCGAGTCGCCTACTGTTATTCCTGGATGCA GAGAAGATTGTAG
- a CDS encoding hypothetical protein (encoded by transcript TGME49_317820): MRHKSGISRRTHLTVSSYRQVRLRGHDRWASFHRRRNKRNTLDSTMFLLLEREQTLCLTGIGWPAYSVTENEDRGIQRTERLLTSPPMLYLCHLTDQRSYSFFLLNGRRPSTRTQQGDKSRSLSPPTQDIHDVCCMSQMGRNAMTRSVIVQKIAIHDCPQDRTL, from the coding sequence ATGCGCCACAAATCAGGCATTTCGCGACGTACGCACTTGACAGTATCTTCGTATCGACAGGTACGTCTCCGCGGCCACGACCGGTGGGCTTCGTTCCACCGCAGACGTAACAAAAGGAATACACTCGACTCGACAATGTTCCTGCTGCTCGAGCGCGAACAGACATTGTGTCTCACCGGCATCGGCTGGCCAGCATACTCGGTGACCGAAAACGAGGACCGGGGAATTCAGCGCACTGAGCGTCTCCTGACCAGCCCGCCAATGCTTTACCTGTGCCACCTGACAGATCAGCGTTCTTACTCTTTCTTTCTATTGAACGGAAGGCGGCCATCAACACGCACACAGCAGGGTGACAAATCTCGCAGTCTCTCGCCGCCAACCCAGGACATCCACGATGTCTGCTGCATGAGCCAGATGGGCCGGAACGCGATGACGAGGAGCGTCATCGTCCAGAAGATCGCCATCCATGACTGCCCACAGGACAGAACACTATAA